From the genome of Zalophus californianus isolate mZalCal1 chromosome 5, mZalCal1.pri.v2, whole genome shotgun sequence:
TTAGCACAGTGCTGCATTGCATACACATTGaagaatgatgatgatgagactaataattaaataatagcaTTACCTTATATAACCagattacattttctaaaaagtgttactattattattcctgaACTACCTGGGGAGTCCCGCTGCAAAACATCCAACTGGGACTCTCAGCAGGAAGGGATCTCAGAACCCAAACTGGCACTCCTGTTCTGCGCTGGTGTGTATCTAGGACTGCGGCCTCACCTTGCATGCTCTCCCCCAGCCATCCTCCTTCTTGAGCCAGCTTTCCATCTCCCCAGCACTCCCCTCCTCAGGACTTTGGCCCCTTTGGACACATTACTTTAGGAACTGTTTGCCTTGGGAAGAGGGCTGGCTCATCTCCCTTGGAAAAGACCACCACAAACCCCAGGTTTTCCCAAGTAATTAGTGACCCAAGAGCTCCCCTCAACGAGCCTCCTCTCTGTCCCATCATCCTCCTGTCTCCTCTTGCACCGTTGGTTACTTCACCCAGCGGTCTGCCTCTGTCCTTGCTGGAATTCCCTCAATATGCAGTAGCCTACATGTAAATGCATGTTTTTTTCAAACCCTTTTACCTCTACCTAATGAGTCTGGCTTATCAAAATCAGTCAGGATCTGTGTACCACATAAATAACTCACACACCAGAGCCTCCCCGTATCTTCAGATCTCCCTGGTGTTCCCCATCCGAAGTTCTCCACAGTCTTGAGAGCCTTGCACTCTCCAAGTGGTATAAACAGGCTTTCCTCTGGGGAGGCTGCAGAGGCTCCCGGGCAGATAGGCTCTACCAGCATCTTTCTTTATCCCTGATATTTCTCCTCACTTCATGAGGACCCAAGCTAGAACTAATGACTTTTCTCCAGGTTGGCTCTCTGGCAAGCCTTTCTCTTTTGAGGTGagaccccaccaccaccccgcccccccaccacaaTCTACCTACCTTGTTCCGCCATTAAGAGCTGACCTGCCTCCTTGCATCGATCCCAGGATCAGGAAAACCCAGATTTTTATGTACACTTTTGCCAACAGAATTGCACTGTTGCACGAGCCACTCCAGCATGGCATTTGATGAAAGTTCTCTGACAACACTGGTTTCCCCTCAAGGTCTGGTTATCACAGAGTTGGATCCGGAGCAGCATCTTGGACCCTCCAGATGCCCCTTGGGGAAGCTGTGGAATTAGGACTTTTCACTGGGTTTGCAACACAACAGAATGACTCTCATGGTCTAAGGAGCATGCCAAAAAAAGCCTAGCCTCTCGGAACTTGTTTCAGCTCACTTAAAAATCTTAAGGACATAGTGCAGTGTGCTGGCCGGGTTGGGGTATAGGGTTTCACACAATGCAGCAGTACTGGGGCACCCTTGAATCAGAGACTGGAAAGCCCAGTGTGTTAGACAAGACTCCCAACATTTACCTATTTATCTGTCCATCTGTATACCCTCAGACATGTTTCccaacccccccctcccccaaatgtgGCATTTAAGCCAGGCTGTGGAAGACAAAGTGGCATTATAAAGTTGTCTAGACTACAGCAAGATGAGCCAAACTCTAGCCAGgggaagaaataaagcaaagaaaggcCACCCACCTTGTAGTTCTTCCCCGGCTAATGGGGAGAGGCAATGGAAAGAAAGGAGTGGGCTTTCTCCCACTCCCAATTGTCCACACTACAGAGGTCTTCTCTTGGGGGGATCTGAAGACTGAGTGCCTCGTGTGGTCAGGTTTTGGGACCTGGGGCCACATTGGTCCAGGCTCTCCAGGGCGACACTCCCTGTTCACGCCCACAAAGGATGGAGGAAGCACGCTGGCTGGCCCACTGGTGGCTGTCTGTGTACAGCCCTCTGGGCAACCAGCTTTCCCCCTTTCCCACCCTTCCATCCTGCTCTCCCCTCTGGCCCCGCTCCCATGGGCTAGGATGCCACGGAggtcctgcctgcctgcccttaTTCACAAAGGCAGGTCTGCCTGGAGCAGAGCAGGGCAGGCCCTCAGCGGGGGGACCTGGGCTCCACACCTCTCCCCTTAAGGAAACAGACAGGTCCAGTCCAGTGAGTTGGGGAGAGGCTGTTGCCCTTGTTAAACATCTCACAGGCTCAGGCAGAGATCCGGTGACTGCGTGAGAGGAAAGTGCTCTGCTCTGGGCACCCAGTGCAGCAGGGCTGTGTGAGAGGGGTGTGTTACCACCCAAATCAAACCAGATTAAACCAAGCAGGGATGCAACTAGCTGCTATCTAGTCCTTTGCCCTCCATCAGTCAAAAAAGCTTTCCTCTGAAAATCTCCTCTATTTCCTAGTTAATATGCCGAAGAGAAGACATGGCCACTAACCATTTTGCATTTGCCATCTCTCAGACACTATGATTTACAGCATGACCTTGAGCTTCACTGCTCTGGCAGTCACTGTCCCCATGCACTTAATCGAGCCACCCTTAGTAAGTGTAAGGGACCTAACAAAACACAGTAAAGGAATAAAGGTGGGATCGTGGTCAAAGGCATGGGCTCTGCAGTCAGGATTCCTGGATTTAAACCCAGAAAGTCAGCTTACCTGCGCGAGGAGACCAGGGATGTTGCCCACCCCACGTGCTTGCTTTAAGGATGCAACGAGGTAACACGAGTGAAGTACAGGGCTCCCGGCACAGGGAAAGCATCTCATAGTTCTAGCTATGATTTTTGCTGTTAGGATTATTCAGAATGAATAAGACCAACTCCCTGTGCTTGATGGAGGGTGAGAAGTGAAATCGTGCATGAGACAGACCGTGGCAAGCAGTAGGATGGAAGCGTGAGAGCCTGTGGAAGACGGGGTCCAGGGGGACGTGGCAGAAGCTGTGGTTGCTCAGCCACAAGGACAGAGAGGCTTTGCGCATGTGGACGCGGGATCAGGGGACGGCTTCGCTAGGGGCCCAGGCGTAGAGGTGGTCTCCCCGCAGAGGGATGGGTGCTGCTGGGCAGGGGGATGTGCAGGTGACTAGGGTCACCTCACACTCATTCGGAGTCGGGTCATAGAGGACCTCAATGCCATTCTGAAGAGTTTCGACTTTTATCTGCGAGCACTGGGGAGCCAGTGGAAATTTTTGAGAAGGGAATTTGGAAGATGCTTCTGGTAACATATTGTGGGAAAATTTtggtggtgggagagggcagggcagaggcagagccaAGGCCAAGGGGCACAGTGCTCTGTGTTTCCATCCCCGAAAAATTAATCAGTCTTCAAGTCCTTTCTTTACTGCTCATCATCTTCACTGGAGTGCACGCTGGTCAAGGGCAGGGGCCATGTTCTTCCTCTGCATTGTCGCATCTTCAACACGGTCCCTGGTGCTCCATCAATAGTTGTTGAATGGAAATAGGAGGTCCTAAACTAGAGCCGTGAGAGTAGAAGGGGGATGATGGGTCCAAACCACCAGGGGCGGACAATGAGGAGGATTTGGCAAATGACCAGAACTCAACATAGAAATCATCAGATAACTCAGGGTGTGGGTGTGCAGGACAGAGACAGGAATAGAGAGGCTGTTCACTGACAGAGTGGATGTAACCAGAAGCATCCCACTCTACAGAGCAGAGGGGGGCTCCCTAGGGCATGTGCCGCATCCAAAATGAGTCACCCATCCCTACGGAGCTGAGGGTGGGGCCGGCTGTGGAGGTAGGGCTCTGCAGAGAGGTCAGAGTTGGAAGCAGGTGCAGGAGAGtcggagcagaggggagaggtggggtcTTCAAGGGAGATCAACCTGGAACCTGAGGAGAGAAGTGAACAGAGGCGGCTACCCTGGGGGGCGCCCCACGTTCTCAGATCCACAGTATGTGACAGTTCTCTCAGAGAAGCCACGGGGCACAGGCCCAAGGCACAGGGTCACAGCATTCAAGGCGAAAGCTGGCACTGGTCCGTACTGTGCAAAACTTCAGAGGTTCAACAGGTGGAAAGTGGCAGACAGAGCTGTAGGATAGGTCTCCCGCCTCCAAGCTCTGTTGTTCTGATCACTTCTTACGCTGTCACTGAGGTCCTTCTTCCGGAGGAGGATCTGAATGCGTCGTTGCTTCCATTATCAGAAACCTTCCATTGCTTCCCACTTCCTAGACAGGCCCAAAGCCTGTGGCAAAGCATTTCCGTGACCCTGCATGTGGTCTGAAAAGCACCCCCTCTCCTACATCCTTCCCCATCTCATCAGGCTGCGGTGCTCCCCCTCCTTGTTGCGTACCAGGGACTCTCAAGCCTTCATGGTTGGTGTAGACTCTTCCCTTAGCCTGGAAGGCCCTTCCCCTCTGATGGCTGCTAATTACAACTCTTCTCATCCTTCAAGGCCTCTATCGAATGCTACCTCTATTGCAAAGCCTTCCATGATATCTCCAGTAAGTAGGGCGCTTCCTTTCTTCCAGGACCCATGGAATGCTTCGCCTAgccattatttcattctttctaggATTCCATCAACCTGAtggcttgtctctctcctccACTAGCTTATGTTATGAGAGGAAAGGACACATGCTGTCTTTGAATCGCCCACAGCACGAGCTCTCATGCACGGAGGGCGGTCCACCAACACCCACAAAGCCTATGAAGAGAGAAGTACCCCAGAGCAGGGGTTGCTGACAGCTCCACCACTTCCTGTTAGTTATTTGGAAATTATGGGGTACCTCATAGTTATTTGGCTTTAGGGGTTCACTCTGTAATTAATATCTTGGCCCAGTGGGGGGTTGTCTTACAACCACATGTGTTACCCATGCTCTCTAGAGCCATTTTGATATGGAGGATACACTCTTACACCTACACAAAGATTTTGTCGAGCATTGCCTGGAGTtagacaaaaatggaaaagtttgGCCCAGCCCATCAGAAGTGCTTTATCATTATGTGTTCTCCCTGATGGCAGTTTAGAGAAAGCCCTAGACAGTTCCACCAGGATCATAAACATATTTCAAGAGCCACGAATTAGGAGGATAAAGTTTCCCAAACGCTCAATTTACAAACTCAAAAAGCATCTGTTCATTCAATCATCTATCATCTTCTTCGGCCCCTCTGACAGTATTTGGATGTAATGAATATCCTGATTTATTTCTCAACAGCTTGCTGTCTATAAGGAAAACATATATTCAAGAAATATATTCAGCAAGGCTcagtgagcacctactacgtgccaacAGTGTGTCTGGGTTAACAATGTACAGTATACGAGTCAGGGTGGTTTTTCTGTGGTCTGTGTTTTAGGGGTtagatattttctgttttgttatatAAGACTGAGAGCAGTTTAGGATTGCTGTAGACggtcctgcctttttttttttttttttttttgcctgctttgtttttattttaggatagacatttataaaacacagCTGGCTAAATGCTAACTGCAGCTGTGAACAACAGAATTTAAATATATCCCTAATCCAACAAACCTGGTTCTTGGCAAGGAAGGGGggaaagttaatttatttttaaagattttatttatttatttgacagagagagagacagcgagagagggaacacaagcagggggagtgggagagggagaagcaggcttcccaaggagcggggagcccgatgcgaggctcgatcccaggaccccgggatcatgacctgagccaaaggcagaaggcagacgcttaatgactgagccatccaggcgccccaagttaattgttttttaatttagtcttacacacacagacacacaaggaGTAAAAGGGTAATATAGCCAGAGGGTATATgttgagtgatttttatttttatttttttagttcattttactTGGATCCTGCACTGTAGGTTGGTCAGGAGTTTTCCAAAGCACTGAACCTGTGAGAAAagtctttctctatttttatattgataGAAATCATCATTTTCTGAGCATTCATTCTAGGCTGGGCAGATGCTTAAGAGAGCTTTGCCTGATTTACCTGATTGCATCCTCTGGGGTATATGCcatttacacatgaagaaactaaggctcagaaaaaTGAACTTGCCTGGAGTCAGGCGGCTGATGAGGGTAGGATTGGAACAGACAGCCAGCTGCCTGACTTCAGGGCCCACATTGTAGCCGCAACTGGGATTTTTCTTAATGTACCTGCATGGTGACACAGTGGCACCAAAGACTTACTTGAGAGGTGAGTAATGACAAGACTGGGAAAGTGGAGAGTATTGTAAATGACATCTCCTCCGCTTTGATTCTGAAGGACAGATGCTGGAAATATGCTAGCTGGCCTACCCAAAAGAGCCCCCTAGATAAgtgtctttctcccttttgtatttcaaatacatagtcattttctctttaataGTAATACAgatatgcataaatatttttagaaggaaGTTCAATAAAGCATTATTGATATTAGTACTACAAACAATATCCAGTAAGAGAGGGCTCATTAAATAAATTCTAGGGGTACGCACTGCCACTGTGAAgaattctcttttaaaagaatataaaatggggcacctgggtggctcagtcagttaagggtctgcctttgctcaggtcctgggatggagcccccatcaggctccctgctcagcgggtagtgtgcttctccctttccctcttctgttccctctgcttgtgctctctctctctttcaaaaaaaaaaaaaaaaaaaaaactcttaaaagaatataaaatggaatggaGAATATCCATGATATATCACTAAGTGAAAAAGTAAACGTccataaatactgtatgatccctttttttttttaggttttatggttttattaacacaaatatgaCGTGCACAACAAGctctctattcattttcttcgcTGCACAGCCTGGCGTTGGGATTGGTGACTCTGATTGCCAGCTGGGCTGCTCTTTCCACAATAGCTTTGCAGTTCTTGGAGGAGACATTGTGAGCAATCTCTGCACAGTAAGATTTGTTGCACATCAGCAGCACTTCAAGCTCCTTAACGTTGTGGACTAGGAACTTCCGGAAGCCACTGGGCAACATgtactttgttttcttgttgctcccGTAACCAATGTTGGGCATCAAGATCTGGCCTTTGAATCTTCTGCGCACCCTATTGTCAATGCCTCTGGGTTTCTGCCAGTTGCGCTTAATTTTGACATAGCGGTCTGACTGGTGCCGGATGaacttcttggtcctctttttaatGATCTTGGGCTTCACCAGAGGTCTGAGGGCAGCCATGATGCCCAGTAACAGATGGCTACCACCTCCACAGGCAGCGCCGAGGAAGAGAGAGCTGTGTGATCCCATTTTTGCTTTATACACACATACTATCTATATGCATAGATAGACAGGTAGATAGAGATGGACAGACAGAAACACAGGGAAAGGACTAGAAAGGTATCAATATCAccaatattttaatatgattatCTCTGAATAATGGGtaaatttttttctggtattgCCTACATTTcctataatgaaatatattaatgatgtaaagataatttttaagtaaacacaTACTCATTAACCCAACAATTTCAGGAAACAGATAGTTTTTGAGCATCCACTAGGTACCAGGCTCTATGTATTCCAaacactagaaaataaaataaaaccaaaaaagaaaatctactgaTATCCCTGCTCCACTCACATTTTAGATGATCTCCTTCAGTGTAGTTTTTAAGACAGAGTCGTCACAGAGCAGGCAGCCCTAAGCCCTGGTCGTTAGGAGTTTGTTTAGCCAGTCGGGGCCAACCAGCCCCGAgccctgactctgccacttgcaCCAGCAGACGTCACTGCCCCCTAAGCCTTCGTGCCATTACCAGTGAGCAGGACTAAGAGTGGTACCTGCTTCATCGGTCTCTTGGAGGATTCAGTGAGTTACAAGTAAAGTGCCTTGAGGTACACAACGAGtcatgttgttattattattaccgCATGTAGAACGGATACattgcttttcttctcctttcttccaaaGAGTATAAATAGTTGTGTTTCTCTTGGACAGCAGGGACCACTGTTTGGGGCCTTTGGGCATATAAAGTCACCTTTGGATTTTGTGTGTAGGTGGGATCACCCAGTCAAAGCCATTTGGTCTCATATCCAAGCCAAAGCTGTAAAGGACAGAGAGAGCTGCCATGGTGTAAAGGAGAATGTATACACCTTTCAGAAAACCATGGGAGCCAATGTTGGACAAGGATCTTACTTAATTGGGTTTGGAAACCTAATAAATCTGGCTAGTTATAGGCAATAGGACATCTAAACTTTTATGGCTTATTCTGACCACCTCTTGACTTTGGGGCTTGGTGTTCTATTCTGTCTTCTGAATGTGGGATACTTAGGACCCTTTGGAAGGAGAATGTCCAGTGGCAGGCTAATTCGTGGAAGAGTCTGCCTGGTTCTAGCTGTGGCACTGCCTGGCTCCAGCCTAGCCACCATCATTTCCTTTCTGCACGATTCTGAGACCTCCTAACTCatgccctgccttccctcctgcccctcttaGGGTCTGTTCTCCATTCACAACCTGATAAGCGTCTTAAAATGTCAAGTATTGCATGTCAGCTCCTAATTCTGATCCCCACTGGCTTTCCACTGCCCTCAGACAAAAGCCCCAACTTTCGACATGACTCCACATCTCTGCGTGATCTGTTCTTTGCACACTTCTCCATTTTGAGCATGTCTCCTCCTTACCCACGGTGCTTGAAGTATCCTGGCCTTCTGTTGGAATTCTGGAACACACCAGCACTTGCTCACCTCAGGACCTTACCCCCTAGTCTTCCTTCCACAAAGAATAGTCTTAGCCTTTCTCTTTGCATGCATGACGCCCCTCATTCCTCTGGCCTTCTCTTCTGTGCCACCACCTTAGAGAGGCTTTCCCTGTCTACCTGATTTGTAACAGCTTCTCTTGTTCCAGTGCCTTGTTTGTCCCTTTTATAGAGTAGATCTGAACAAATTTCTGCCTATTTCCCGtatttactttgtgtgtgtgtgtatgtgcctatCCCTGGTGCTCCCTACCCTGTTAGAAAGGAAGCTCCCTAAGGACAGGGACCGGATCTTTCCCTTTGTTGTCATGTCCCCTGGCACAGCCCCTCATAGAGAAGGTGCCCCATAAAtatgaaaggaagggagggagggaggacggaAGGAAGTCTCCAAAAAGGGGGATGCTTTTCCAGGCAGCCCAGTTTCCTGGGAATGTGGGCAGTGTGTCCTGCTCAGCCCTAGCATTACTgtgcaagttttaaaaataaaacccctggGTGGAGTGAGAAGCCTTTAAAGAGGATGGGGGAGAGATAATGAGAAACATGAGCGGCCAACGCAGGCCCAGCAGGATGTGGGACTggccaggaagagaaagggaCCTTGACTCCGGGGAAACACTGACTTTGGGGCTGTAATAGTCTGACGAATGTAGGACTCCTAATTAGTCACCAGAGGTCTTTCTCTTGATCTACAGTATAAAAAGACTTTAAAGTAGCCAATTCAGGCTCTGCTTCCATCCTACAATAAGACATGTTGAGAGCTCTTTTGAAGAGATGTTCTTTACAGTCACTGAAACAGGGGCCTCCACACCCCACATCTGACTGCCATTCCATCAGAAGAAGGAAAGGCCAGGAGGTAACAGAGGCGATGAAGCCTGCTCTGGCTCACCCTCCCCCTGACCTTCCCCAGGGCCCGTCCCAGCGTGGGATCCGAACCTCCCACCACAGTAGGGCCCCAGCCAGACATCCTAAGGTGTATCCGCCCTCCAAAGGCTTGGCTCAGTTCTGGGGCAGCGTAAGGCAGGGAGGGTCAGGTTAACGGGTCACTAGAGACAACTCGGACATCGCCTTGGAAACGCTCTCCCCCCATGTGCGCTGCCTCCATTTGGATCCACCCTGAACCAGCTGCGCATTAAATCCTGGGGCCTCAGTGGGAGGTGGAGAGGCATCTGGGGAAGTTCAGAGTGGGTCAGGAAGGGGTCCCCCTCCTTTAAGGAAGACCATCAATCTTCAGGTCTTCGTGAGAAGTCTGACATCCCAGGGGAGCAGTGGGCTGGAAATCCATAATGTGGGCCTGGGCCCCATGATGCAAGGATGGGCTGAGCTGAGTGTGGGGGCTGCCAGCATCCCCTCCTTCAGACTATGGCCTGGACCCCTTCCCATAATCCATCTCTCTGTGCTGCTCCAGAAGCCAAGTGATGTGCTCACGGTCACCTGGTGCAAGCGAATATTGGCAAGCCTTTAACTCATTGATCGCCGCTGGGGTTTTTCCATATCCACAGCTATGTGATGGTCAGGAAGGCCACAAAGGAAGGCATGTAGAGAGAGACAGCTGGAGCTCTACACACCACACTTAACCTCCACCCCACTCTCTAGAGGCAGCTCTTGTAGAAGGACTCCAGAGTATAAAAAGCACCAGTTCCTTACGCAAGGTCAtgcaggagggagggacggagCAGTGGACAGCCTGAATGCAAAAGCTGGGCCAGTCCAGCCTACACCAGCCTGTCGCTTTCATCCCAGCAGTCGGACTTTCAGATAACTTAAGCTCAAAGTCCTGGACCGGGGTGCTAGAGCAGAATTTGTGAGGAGTCTGTGCCCTGAAGAACCTCACGCCCTTGGATGGGTGGGAATCCCAAAAGCCGTTTTGTGAACTGAGCAGAAGGAGCCTGCTGAAGCTGACCCCTTTAATTGTTTGTTGGAAACGCCCACAGCCTACAAGTGCTGAGCAAGTGGCCTGTGTCTGTTCCATGCTTCAGCTCTTCAAGGGCTCTCTGGCTTCCTTGGCTAGTTGTGGGTTCCTGACACGAGATTTTAGAGTGCTGAGAAAGCACAGGGTGATAATTGTcccttgaaacaaacaaacaaaaaaactggtgGAAGAAGAGCAGGACAGCAGGTGACCTTCATGTCCCAGGAACATTTTTTTAGATCAAATAAATTCTTACAAAGGCTTCTAAAAAAGCCTTAGCCAGACTGCAGACTTGTCAGTAgcaataattactattttattggGCAAATAGTGTGCTGCGTGTTACATCCTAAAACATTTTTGGTGCTTTACACAGACTGTCTCACTAAAGTCTTAACCCAACCCTATGAGAGAGCAGCACCTAACATTGATAATGTAACACAGAATGGACTTCGCCTCTATTACCGCCCATACTCCAGGCAGCAACCCCAGG
Proteins encoded in this window:
- the LOC113928885 gene encoding 60S ribosomal protein L32-like, which translates into the protein MGSHSSLFLGAACGGGSHLLLGIMAALRPLVKPKIIKKRTKKFIRHQSDRYVKIKRNWQKPRGIDNRVRRRFKGQILMPNIGYGSNKKTKYMLPSGFRKFLVHNVKELEVLLMCNKSYCAEIAHNVSSKNCKAIVERAAQLAIRVTNPNARLCSEENE